TTTTTTGAACCCGCCGAAGGGGTACTCCACCCCGCCGCCGGCGCCGAAGGCGTTCACATACACCTGCCCGGCCAGCACGGAACCGGCGAGCCGGTGCGCGCGTGACACGTCGCTGGTCCATACCGCGGCCATGAGCGCGTAGTCGGTGCCGTTGGCCAGGGCCACGGCTTCCTCCTCGGTCTGAAAGGGAGTGGACACCAGCACCGGCCCGAAGACCTCCTCACGGGCAATCCGGGAGGCCGGATCAACATCGGAGATCAGGGTCGGCAGGAAGAATGCGCCATCGCCGAGTCCGTCCGGGGCCAGTCCGCCGGTGACGATCTTGCCCTGGGCCTCATCCACGAAGCCGCGCACACGCTGCTGCTGCTTGAGGGAAATCAGCGGGCCGAGATCCCGGTCCTCCATGCCGGGGCCGATGGTGGTGGCGGCAAAGGCTGCCTCAAGCCGGCCGATCAGTTCCTGTGCGATGGAAGAGTGCACCACCAGGCGTGATCCGGCCGAGCAGGTCTGGCCGGCGTTTTGCAGGATGCCCTTGGTCACGAAGGTGGTCACGGTGTCCAGATCGGCGTCGGGGAAGACGATGTGCGGAGATTTTCCGCCCAGCTCGAGCACGGCCGGGACTACGTTCTGCGCCGCAGAGGCAGCGATGCTGGTTCCCACGGTGGTGGATCCCACAAAGCCGATGTGGTCGATGCCGGGATGCGCCGCCAGTGCGGCGCCGGCCTCGTTGCCGATACCGGGAACCACGTTCAGCACTCCGGCGGGTATGCCCACTTCGACGGCGAGTTCGGCCACGCGCACCGCGGTCCGCGGAGTCTCATCGGCCGGCTTCACCACCGAGGTGTTGCCGGTGGCAAGTGCCGGAGCGACGGCCCGCCCGAACAGCTGCATGGGATAGTTCCAGGCGATGATGCTTCCGGCCACGCCCAGCGGCTCGCGCCGCGTGTAGACGTGGAAGCCCGGATCCACCGGCAGAGCCAGGCCGTAGTAGGAATCGATGGCACGGCCGTAGAACTGAAAATACCGGGCCAGGACGACGGCGTCGTTGCGGGCCTGGCTCAGGGGCTTGCCGGTGTCTTCGCTTTCCAGCACCGCCAGGGCTTCCTTGTTCTCCAGGATGGCGCGGGCCAGGGCTTCCAGAAGGTTGGCGCGCTCTTCCGGTTTGATGGCCGCCCATCCAGGCTGGGCGGCCCGGGCGGCCTGGACGGCCTGGTCCACCAGCGCCGCATCGGCCCGCACCACGGTGCCCAGGACAGCGGAGGTGGACGGGTTGATGTTTTCGTACGAGGCTGGGCCGTCAATGTGCTTACCACCGATGTAGGCCTGGATGTCAGACATGCTTTTCTCCTGATGTGCTTGGCTTCGCGCCGGGCGCCTTCGGCGCTGCAGCCTGCGCTGCTGCGGCTTTGCCGGCGTCGCGGACTGCGGTTCCTATGTCGTCTCCGGCACGGAGCGGCCGGCCGGAGAAGATGCCTTCGTGGGCAAGCACCGGACGGCGGTCACCCGCCAACTCCGGATATTTGGCCTCGACCTTCTCGCGTTCCTCCACGCGTTTGCGCCAGTGCGAGATGGCATCGGGATGGCCGCCTCCCACCGCGTTCCAGCTTCGGGGCATGGCCTCACGGCTGATCCCGGCGCTGGCGGCGTTGCCGACCTGCACTGCGGTAAAGAGCTTGCGGCTCGAGGCTCCGCAGGCCGGGCAGTCAGGGTTGGGCGCGCCCATCGAAGGGACACCGGCCTCAAACCGGTGTCCCTCCGCGCAGCGGTAGTCGTTGAGGATCACGCGTAGTACCCGTTCGGTGCCCAGCGCAGCAGTTTGGACTGATCTTCGTCGTGTCCGAAGATCGGTTCGGCGCCGGTCCGTTCCACGATTCCGCGCAGTTTTTCCACGGATTCGAGCCAGGCCAGGTTGTTCCACACAATGGCGGCTCCGACGGCGGGCGGGCCCCAGGAGTCCCGGAGGTACACGGCGTCCGAGGTGAAGATCTTGGGTCCGTCCTCCGGCAGGTCGACCATGAGCGACATCGTGCCCCAGGTGTGGCCGGGGGTTTGGATGACGGATACGCCGGGAACAATCTCTTCGTCGCCCGCGATGCCGCCGATATCCAGTCCGCTGAAGTCGGACACGATGTGCGCGCCCTGGCTGTAGCCCTGGATGGAGGCCACGCCGTCGAGCTCCGCCTGGCTGGTCAGGATCCGCGTCTTGCCGTTGTCGAACATCTTGGCGTTGGCCGCGTGGTCGAAGTGCAGATGCGAAAGGACCAGGATGTCGATGTCCTCCGGGGTCAGTTCAAGCTGGGTCAGCGATGCGTCCAGATAGCCCTTCTCCCCTTCCGGGTCATCAAGCACCGGGAAAAAATTGTCGAACCCGGTCGGTTCCCAGCGGCTGGCCCAGTCGCGCGGGACACCGGTGTCCCACAGAATGCGGCCTTCCGGATGTTCGATGAGCACTGCGTGGGTGGGTACGTGGCCCCAGGCCCGGGGCTCCTCGCGGTTTTGCACAGTCTTAATGACCCGGCCCGGTTTAAGGAGCAGCCAGGTGAGGTCCGCCTCCATGGTCCCGGTCTCCAAGACGTGGACTTTCATTTCCTTCGTCATGAGCAATCTCCATTGATCGGTTTGGCCCGCACGCCGCGGCCCGGCCCGCCGCCGAGCCGTACCCGGCTGCCCGGAGCCACCGGCACGGAGGTGACGCGCATCACGGTAGGCAAATATATTCGGAGTGTCAATGCCTTGTCAGAGTAGTTATTGGTGCATACAGTGGGCGCAATTCTGGATATATTCAGGATCAATTGACCCCTGGGCTGAGCAGCCGCTAAACCCGCGCCTGCCCGGGCCCGAAAGGATGATGCATGGATGCCCCGGAGCACGTGGACAGCCCGCCGGCAGAGGCCCGGCTGCGGGCACGGACCGAAGCCGTGTGCGCGGATTTTCCGGACGCTTACTGGCGTGAGACTGACCGGGCGCGGCGCTACCCGCAGGAGTTTGTCGATGCAATGAATGCCGCGGGGCTGCTTGCGGTCATGATTCCGAAGGAGTTTGGCGGCGGCGGGTACGGCATTGGGCCCGCGAGCGCGGTGATGGAGGCGATCAACAGATCAGGCGGGCACTCCGCGGCATGCCATGCACAGATGTACACCATGGGCCCGATCCTCCGGCACGGATCCGACGAGCAGAAGGAACAGTACCTGCCCGCCATCGCCCGCGGCGAGCTGCGGCTGCAGGCCTTTTCGGTCACCGAGGACGCCGGCTCGGACACCATGCGGATCACGACAAGCGCCACCAAACAGGGCGGGCACTATGTGATTAACGGACACAAGACGTGGACCAGCCGGATAGCGGAATCTGATCTTGCACTGGTGCTGGCCCGGACCGGGCCGACGCCGCCGGGCAGCACCGAAGGGCTCTCGCTTTTCCTGCTGGACCTGCGCGAGATCCGCCGGGACCAGCCGGAGGCGCTGGTTGTCAGCCCGGTTCGAACCATGTTTAACTACGCCACCAACCAGGTCACCTACAAGCAGGTCAAAGTGCCGGCCAGCGCGCTGATCGGCGAGGAAGGCAACGGTTTCCGGTACGTTCTGGACGGGTGGAACGCCGAACGCATCCTGCTGGCGTCCGAGGCCATTGGAGACGGTTACTGGTTTGTCCACCGCGCCAGCGCCTATGCCGCCGAACGCGTCGTTTTTGACCGGCCGATCGGCAAGAACCAGGGCGTGCAGTTTCCCCTTGCCGACGCCTACATGCATGTGCGCGCCGCTGCCCTCATGCGCGACCGCGCCTCCGCTCTCTTTGACGCCGGCCGGCCCTGCGGAGCGGAGGCAAACATGGCCAAGCTGCTGGCCTCGGAGGCTTCCTGGGAGGCGGCTAACATTGCCCTCGACACCCACGGCGGGTTCGGCTTTGTTGACGAGTACGACGTCGAACGCAAGTTCCGGGAGACCCGCATGTTTTCGGTGGCACCGGTGAACAACAACCTGATTCGAAGTTTTGTGGCCACCAAGCTTCTCGGCCTGCCAAAGTCCTACTGAACTGAATCCCACCCACAAGGAGTAATCAATGAAGATTATCGGAGCAGTCCTTGAAGAAACCGGGCTCCCCCGCCCCTATGCCGAGTCCATGCCGCTGAAGGTGGTGGAGGTGGACCTGGATGACCCGGGGCCCGATGAAGTGTTGATCCGCATTCGTGCGGCCGGCCTGTGTCATTCGGATTTGTCCACCGTGGACGGCAACCGGACCCGGCCCACGCCCATGCTGCTCGGGCATGAGGCCAGCGGCGTCGTCGAAAAGGTGGGTGAAAACGTCACCGACCTGGAAATTGGCCAGCAGGTAACAACTGTTTTCCTGCCCCTCTGCGGCGAGTGCGAGAACTGCCGCACGGATGGAAAGCTACCCTGCACCCCCGGCAGCATTGCCAATAATGCGGGCTATCTGGTGGGCGAGCAGTTCCGGCTGCACCGGGACGGCAAGGACGTGTTCCACCATGTGGGGGTCTCCGGCTTCGCCAGCCATGCGGTGCTGAACCGGCAGTCGGTGGTCCCCGTGGGCGACGACGTTCCGCCGGAGATCGCGGCCGTGCTCGGCTGCGCGGTGCTCACCGGCGGCGGAGCGGTGATCAATGCCGGCCAGCCCAAGGACGGGCAGGCGGTCATGGTGGTTGGCCTCGGCGGGGTCGGCATGGCGGCGCTGCTGACGGCCATCTCCCTGGGCAAGGGCAAGGTCATCGGCGTGGACGCGAACCCGGAGAAACTCATCCGGGCCAAGGAACTGGGTGCCGACGAGGCCTACACTCCCCAGGAGATTGCCGAAAAGGGCATCAAGGCACCGGTGGTGATTGAAGCCGCCGGCCATCCGAAGGCCTTTGAAACAGCGGTTTCAGCCACGTCGGTTGGCGGCACCACCGTCACCGTGGGCCTGCCGTCACCTGATGCGCGGTCCAGCATCGCCCCGCTGGGGCTGACCGCCGAGGCCAGGACCATCATCGGGTCCTATCTCGGCTCCGCGGTGCCGGCGCGCGACATCCCGATTTATGCGCAGATGTGGCGCGACGGAAAGCTGCCCGTGGATGAACTCATTTCCGGGCGGATAAAGCTCAGCGAAATCAATGAATCCCTGGACCTCCTGGCGGACGGCAAGGCCATCCGCCAGGTCATTGTGTTCGAGGAATAAGCAGCCGGCACGGCGGGAGCCCCGGAAGAGATGTATTTCCGGGGCTCCTCATTGTCCGAACGCCCGTGCAGCCCGGTAATCCGCTTTTGCTATTCGCAGCCGACGCCGTCTCCGTCACGGTCGAATTTCGGCTGCCATCCGGGCTGGCCCGCGTATATGGGGGCAGCGCCCGCGGCACGGACAGCGTCGCAGTTCTGGTAATAGACGTCGGCCGGGGCGGGCTCAGGCGCAACGGGCGCAGGCGCGGGTGCTGCCGGGACCGGCGCAGGGGGAATGTACGCCTGCGCGGCCTGCTCATCGGCAAGGCGCTGCGCTTCCACGGCGGCTGCTGCGGCCGCGGCATTCTCATCGGCAATTCGCTGCGCTTCGACAGCCTGGGCCACAGCCAACTCATCTGCGGCCTTCTGGTCTGCAGCCCCCTGACGATTCGCCAGAACCGTTTTCGAGCTGTCCTCGTCCATCCACACCAGGGCGCCGTCATCATCCTCGGTGCAGACGAAAGCGATGGAGACCCCAGACGAGGTGGGCGTCGGCGTACTCGTGGCAGAGGCCGAAGCAGAGGCAGTCTTTGGCACCACCGGCGACGGCGTGGGGGTGGGGGTGGGGCCCGCAGCGGTCCTCACGGTTTCCGTTGTGCCGGCCCCGACGCAGGACTTGCCCGCAACCACTGTGGAAGTTGGCGATGGAGTCGGGGTGGGCGTGGCACTCCTGGTTGCCGACGGCGTCGGGGAGGACTTTGCGGCTGGCTGCGCGTCCTCCGCCCCGCACCCGGTAACAGCCAGGACCGCCACTGTCAGGCCGGCGACCGCCAACCCTTGAGACCGTTGGCGCCGTTCCGACGTCCCGCCGCTGGCTGAAATTGGGCCGGAAAAAGTACGTCGAAAAAGCATGGGTCCCCCAGGAAAATACCCTCATGAAATAGATGCGAATGCATCAGCCATAGAGTAACAGAGGATTCTCTGACAAAAACGTGCACCATTAATGGAACGCTAATTCATCCAGGATTGGGGCCGGAAAGAGTTCCGAAGAAATCCTTTTACAACCGCACCGTCCGGAAACCCACCAATTGGAACCGGCCAATCCTCAGCGAAAAAACCGGCCACTCCACCTTGGGCATGCTGACCGGATCAGCTGGGGCGCTTCGCTCCCTGGCCTGCCGTCTGGCCTCAGCCCGCCTGCGCCGTATTTCGGCTTCCGCCAACCGTTCTTTGTGCACCACGCGGGCCAGTTCTATTGTCATCGCCATCAGCTTCTCCTCCACCGTGAAACTCCACGCTAGGCAAGAAGGAAGGCCGGAAGCAGCGGCGATGCGGACAGTTTCAGTCCGCAGCCGGAACACCGCCTAGAGCTGAGCCGCCACCGCGCCCAGAATCTGTGTCAGATCGGCTTTGCTTTGTCCGTAGTCCAGCAAAGTTGTGGCGACCACCGGGGTGCTGGTGGCCACCACACGGGTGGTCCCGGCGTCCACCGGTTCAAAACTGAGCACAATATCCTGGCCGAAGGACTTCCACGTGGTTCCGGCCGAGAACTCGGCCCGTTCCTGCCATAAACCGGTCAGCGTCATCCGGTCCAGTCCTGCCGCGGCGCGCTCCACGGCCGGCGGAAGCGCGGCCGCGGGGGCCTGCACCAGCAGCTCCCCGCGGGCACGTGCCCGCTTTGCCGTGACTGTGAGACTAAGTGTTTTGGTGTTCCCCCTGATTGCCATGTCTCCGAGAGTAGCCGGAAGTGCCCGTTGGCAGGCCCGGAACAGGCCGCAGCCCTGTCCCGGTATTCACGCTCCCGGGTACCGTCAAAGAACGCTCTTTCCGGAGGTTCTTTATGGACTGGCTGGCCGTTTCCCTTTTTGCCGTCGCGTCACTGATCCTCGGGGCAGCCGCAGGCTGGAGTGTCCGGGCCGGCATTGACCGCCGGGATGAAAACGCAGCCCTGAACGCGCTCATCACGGACCTGCACCTGAAGCGCCCGCTGGCCGCGATCGAACCGCGGCTCATCGACGGAGCCGGCGACGAGGAACGCTGCCGCGCCACGGTGCTGGATGCCAGGGACAGAATCATCGAAACGCTGTCCCACCTGCGCAGCGGCTCCGCCAACACCGAGGTGCTGATGCGAATGTCCGCCGCGTGCACCCGCTACCTGCGGGAATCCTCACGGGCGCCGGAACGCTATCAGTTCGCCCTCATGGAGCTGCGCGGGACCATGGTCGACGGCGTGAAACTGCTCAGCGA
This genomic interval from Arthrobacter citreus contains the following:
- a CDS encoding aldehyde dehydrogenase family protein gives rise to the protein MSDIQAYIGGKHIDGPASYENINPSTSAVLGTVVRADAALVDQAVQAARAAQPGWAAIKPEERANLLEALARAILENKEALAVLESEDTGKPLSQARNDAVVLARYFQFYGRAIDSYYGLALPVDPGFHVYTRREPLGVAGSIIAWNYPMQLFGRAVAPALATGNTSVVKPADETPRTAVRVAELAVEVGIPAGVLNVVPGIGNEAGAALAAHPGIDHIGFVGSTTVGTSIAASAAQNVVPAVLELGGKSPHIVFPDADLDTVTTFVTKGILQNAGQTCSAGSRLVVHSSIAQELIGRLEAAFAATTIGPGMEDRDLGPLISLKQQQRVRGFVDEAQGKIVTGGLAPDGLGDGAFFLPTLISDVDPASRIAREEVFGPVLVSTPFQTEEEAVALANGTDYALMAAVWTSDVSRAHRLAGSVLAGQVYVNAFGAGGGVEYPFGGFKKSGYGREKGYESLDAYTATKTVIVKL
- a CDS encoding acyl-CoA dehydrogenase family protein; its protein translation is MDAPEHVDSPPAEARLRARTEAVCADFPDAYWRETDRARRYPQEFVDAMNAAGLLAVMIPKEFGGGGYGIGPASAVMEAINRSGGHSAACHAQMYTMGPILRHGSDEQKEQYLPAIARGELRLQAFSVTEDAGSDTMRITTSATKQGGHYVINGHKTWTSRIAESDLALVLARTGPTPPGSTEGLSLFLLDLREIRRDQPEALVVSPVRTMFNYATNQVTYKQVKVPASALIGEEGNGFRYVLDGWNAERILLASEAIGDGYWFVHRASAYAAERVVFDRPIGKNQGVQFPLADAYMHVRAAALMRDRASALFDAGRPCGAEANMAKLLASEASWEAANIALDTHGGFGFVDEYDVERKFRETRMFSVAPVNNNLIRSFVATKLLGLPKSY
- a CDS encoding alcohol dehydrogenase catalytic domain-containing protein, giving the protein MKIIGAVLEETGLPRPYAESMPLKVVEVDLDDPGPDEVLIRIRAAGLCHSDLSTVDGNRTRPTPMLLGHEASGVVEKVGENVTDLEIGQQVTTVFLPLCGECENCRTDGKLPCTPGSIANNAGYLVGEQFRLHRDGKDVFHHVGVSGFASHAVLNRQSVVPVGDDVPPEIAAVLGCAVLTGGGAVINAGQPKDGQAVMVVGLGGVGMAALLTAISLGKGKVIGVDANPEKLIRAKELGADEAYTPQEIAEKGIKAPVVIEAAGHPKAFETAVSATSVGGTTVTVGLPSPDARSSIAPLGLTAEARTIIGSYLGSAVPARDIPIYAQMWRDGKLPVDELISGRIKLSEINESLDLLADGKAIRQVIVFEE
- a CDS encoding excalibur calcium-binding domain-containing protein, translated to MDEDSSKTVLANRQGAADQKAADELAVAQAVEAQRIADENAAAAAAAVEAQRLADEQAAQAYIPPAPVPAAPAPAPVAPEPAPADVYYQNCDAVRAAGAAPIYAGQPGWQPKFDRDGDGVGCE
- a CDS encoding zinc ribbon domain-containing protein produces the protein MILNDYRCAEGHRFEAGVPSMGAPNPDCPACGASSRKLFTAVQVGNAASAGISREAMPRSWNAVGGGHPDAISHWRKRVEEREKVEAKYPELAGDRRPVLAHEGIFSGRPLRAGDDIGTAVRDAGKAAAAQAAAPKAPGAKPSTSGEKHV
- a CDS encoding N-acyl homoserine lactonase family protein, giving the protein MTKEMKVHVLETGTMEADLTWLLLKPGRVIKTVQNREEPRAWGHVPTHAVLIEHPEGRILWDTGVPRDWASRWEPTGFDNFFPVLDDPEGEKGYLDASLTQLELTPEDIDILVLSHLHFDHAANAKMFDNGKTRILTSQAELDGVASIQGYSQGAHIVSDFSGLDIGGIAGDEEIVPGVSVIQTPGHTWGTMSLMVDLPEDGPKIFTSDAVYLRDSWGPPAVGAAIVWNNLAWLESVEKLRGIVERTGAEPIFGHDEDQSKLLRWAPNGYYA